AAGGTAATGTTTAAAAGCTAAAGCCCAGCATTAAAATGGGCTTAgctttacaatttcattacctAAAATCTTTAGGTTGTAGGGAGGTCCATAATCATAATACATATCCATATAAATCTAAAATctcaataattaatatgattagtaaattatatttttttaagtagaaaattaaaaatccatTGAAAATCTCAATTCGATTCGAAACCCTAAATCTCAATCCCATTTCAAACCCCAGACATCATAAATCTCAAACTTCAAAACCTTCATTTCTAAATTGGTTattgaaaaccaaaaaaaaaaaacagtttccTTCTGCCTTGGGACTGAAAGAGAGCATTTCTAATAATGTCTGGCGAAGAGGAAGAAAACGCAGCTGAGCTCAAAATTGGAGAAGGTAAGCCTCCTTTCCGTtgttctttaaaattattaaaatccacatgctaattttttttttgattgttATGGATAGAGTTTTTGAAGGCGAAGTGTTTGATGAATTGTGAAGTGGCTCTAATTCTTGAGCACAAGTATGAGCAGCTTCAGCAAATGTCTGACGATCCCATGAATCAAGTTTCCCAGTGAGTCCCATAACCAACCTCAATTGTTAATTggatctttttatttttccctcgTTTGAATATTTCTGTGTAATTGGCTAACTGGGTTTTCTGTTTAATTAAGCcgacattatttttaaaaacaattagcGCCTTTTTAAACATAAGTTTCTTTCGTTTTTCGGTCTTTGGGACAATATTTTGTTTCATGTAAATAGAATTGTTGTATCTGTCTTATTGTTTGTATTAACTTTCTTGCCTGAGGGGTTTGTTTGGTGCACATGATAGGATTAATTAGGGTGTAGCTTCTTTTCTGGTTGCTATATTTTTCAATCAGAAAGTTAGTTGGACTTGATATACTGTATAGATGATTGTAGAAACCTATGTGGGAGAGTGAAGGATATATCCTTGGGTTTTGCTGAATAAAGAGATGGCACTTCATATGAACAGAGTTGTCAAGGGCACAAGGCTCAAACGAAGCCCTAGCCTAAGGGAATTAAAAAgcaatatgtatatgtatgacTTTTTCTATAAGTCCGTCTCTATATATTGATATGTAAAGCTTAAGATATGTAACAAACGCTTAAGTGCAGTCTATGTTATCTACAAAACCTCCAATTTCTTTTATTGGTCAATATGCATGATTTCCTTGTGATTCAAGTCTCTTGTTGAATACTCAAATATAGAGAGAATCATAGATTTTGATACTTTCCTTTCTTACTTGTAAAGGTATATCTAATGaacaaagtaaaagaaattagGGAGAACTTCAATTAAGCAGGCCTTTTCATGCTTATCGCCTTATAGTAAAGTGTGCCTAGGTGAACTAGACGTGTGCCTAATCAAATTGGCCACCCCCGAAAGGGTCTAAGGCACTTTTGTTGTCTAGTGCTAGAGCCAGCATTGGTTATGCATGAGTCAAAGTAAGATAGAAAAAAGGCAATTTACTTATTCATTTTACCATATTATATCATTAATTCTGCTCACCAAATAGACCCTGACTGTAAAATAAGGACCCTCTGATGGGATGTGTATAGAAAATTGCATGCCTTTATTGCTGTATTTCCTTTCACATTTGATGCGATGAATGATTGTCTTTTGTCTTTGTTTCACAGGGTATTCGAGAAGTCACTGCAGTATGTAAAACGCTTCAGCCGTTATAAAAATCCAGATGCTGTTAGACAAGTTCGAGAGTATCCTCTAAATTTCCAAAAATGTTAAATAGACCTTATATAAGCATATCATATTTACTGCTCTTGATAAGCTTTTTGGGTGCTCCTTTCTCCTATAAATTGTTGTCCTTTTGGAACTGTCTCTTATTGTGTTGTGGTTTGTTGGATCAGTTTATGGTAGAAGTTCAAAGAGGTTTAAGCTAACTTCAGCTGATGTTAGTTTAAGGAAATCTCAACATATTTTCAGTACTTTTCTATGATCTGATTAAAGCAGATCGCATTATTTTCTCTTCAACTAGTACTTCCTCCTTATGACAATAATGCTTGCTCATATTCTATTGCTTTTCTTAGGATATTTAACTTGCCTCTCTATTGTGAACCTTAACTGATGATCAGAATTTTGAGTAGATATCAGTTAGCTGAATTCGAGGTGAGAATCTATACTTTTTAAAGCATTAAACTTAGAATTATGATGTTAATGACCATGTAGAAAAACCTTCATATTGTGCTTTATTTATGCAGCTTTGTGTTCTTGGCAACCTGTGTCCTGAAACTGTGGAGGAAGCAATCGCTATGGTGCCTTCCATCAAGGTAAAAAATGCTAAGCACACTCGTGTAGTTCTACAACTTTTAtgctcatttttcttttcatcgtTCGGATAGTAATTGATTTGTTCATCCTTCTTCACTTGCATTGGTGCCGTATaagtttgagaaaaaaaacCATTTGGCCTTTCTGTTTGTCTACCCCTATAAGTTATACCACAAAAAAATGATACAAATTGGATGTTGTTTAGATTATATTGCTGCATCCTTTTCACGTGTATTGTCTAGCATGTCTGTAGGGGATTTTGAGGTTTTAATAgcctctctctctatatatatatgtatatatgtatatataaaaattgttatacttgttttaacctGTAGCAACGAATTGTGCTTGATATGCAGACTAAAGGACGGGCTCACGACGACGATGCCATCGAGAGAATGCTAAATGACTTGTCCCTTATCAAGAAATTTGAATAGTGGCCGCTAAATTACTGGCTGTCTATGACACTGAAGACATTAATAGAATGTTGAATGCCCTTTctcttataaaatatacatttttacctattttaccCATGTGACCCAAAAATCTTAAGTGTGTCGAATGGTTTATGTTCAGTAAATTTCTCATTAAGGTGCTGCAAATCCGCATGTCTGAAAACGGCTTTTGCTATTTATTCCGgtgatttttttggtttttaagtTGTATACTCCTATTTTATGAGTGAGTTTGCTGAGGAGTACCAATTACCATGATCTAAATTTTGTTTCCATCAAATATAATCATTGCATTTAACACtatattattgtaaaatgaatattaattagTGAGGTGAATCTGAGTTGAAACATCGGATCATGAACATGGGAAAAGTCAACTGTTTTAACATCATTTTTATCCAGGTTTTAGTTTAACATTCTTGAAATAGACATTTATGATGACAGTGTTCATTTTTTCTTCAGTGTTCATATTTAACAGATATTTAATCTTGTTTAATATTGCTTTTGAAATTTCAAgccaaatcaaaaattaaaaatccatctttttcaaaagttattagtttatatttcatatattataatattaacaataaattaccatagttattttttatatattttttattaaaatctaaGTTGAATATTTAGTAATACAAAAATCATACTAAGAtgacataaataataataataatagacatGAGaattatgtaataataataatgcattaTGTTGTAGGCATAAGAGTTTGGTGAAGAATCTCGCTTCCTCTCTCAATTatcaataataacaataataataaacccaaaaatgttacttgaattgaataaattattttatcaattataatttattattaatttggatGTGATTTTGTCATCTAAAATATGggttatatatttaaatataattttattaacaaattgtattaattgcttaaaattTGTATCTCATTTATCATAATATCAAGCAATTTGAATATCATACTGCATCCATGAACTTGTTGAAAATGTTGTTGGAACAAGCTTTGATAAGAGAAGAAAACCAACAAATATTTACGTAATTTAGTGTAAACCTACgtttaaaactaaaaacacaatataaacaataattaaaccCAACCAATTACTCAACTTGGGAATCGCACTTTTAGTGTGAA
The window above is part of the Gossypium raimondii isolate GPD5lz chromosome 9, ASM2569854v1, whole genome shotgun sequence genome. Proteins encoded here:
- the LOC105800511 gene encoding DNA-directed RNA polymerase II subunit 4, with amino-acid sequence MSGEEEENAAELKIGEEFLKAKCLMNCEVALILEHKYEQLQQMSDDPMNQVSQVFEKSLQYVKRFSRYKNPDAVRQVREILSRYQLAEFELCVLGNLCPETVEEAIAMVPSIKTKGRAHDDDAIERMLNDLSLIKKFE